Proteins from a single region of Pseudomonas phenolilytica:
- a CDS encoding LysR substrate-binding domain-containing protein, translating into MKTNLDEMLAFVSVVDSGSISAAAEQLEQTASGVSRALSRLEDKLAVTLLRRTTRRLELTEEGAAFLAQARRILASVEEAEEQMALRRQAPAGRLRVNTASPFMLHVIVPLIGDFRARYPLIELELHSDDRIVDLLERRIDLAIRIGPLPDSSLHARPLCHTLRRVLASPAYLQRHGVPEGVEALAGHSLIGFTEPDRLNDWPLRHALGESWRITPALRASSGDTVRELALAGEGLACLSDFMTDKDRQRGELVEVLAAQRVDVRQPINAVYYRNSALASRITCFLDYLSERLGAHQGHG; encoded by the coding sequence ATGAAAACCAACCTCGACGAAATGCTCGCCTTTGTCAGCGTGGTCGACAGTGGCTCGATCAGCGCCGCGGCCGAGCAGCTGGAACAGACCGCCTCGGGTGTCAGCCGGGCGTTGAGTCGGCTGGAGGACAAGCTGGCGGTGACGCTGTTGCGCCGCACCACGCGGCGCCTCGAACTGACCGAGGAAGGCGCGGCGTTCCTGGCGCAGGCGCGGCGGATTCTGGCCAGCGTGGAGGAGGCCGAGGAGCAGATGGCGCTGCGGCGGCAGGCGCCGGCCGGGCGCTTGCGGGTCAATACCGCGTCGCCGTTCATGCTGCATGTGATCGTGCCGCTGATCGGCGATTTCCGCGCGCGCTATCCGCTGATCGAGCTGGAACTGCACAGCGACGACCGCATCGTCGATTTGCTGGAGCGGCGCATCGATCTGGCCATCCGCATCGGCCCGCTGCCCGATTCCAGCCTGCATGCGCGGCCGCTGTGCCACACCCTGCGGCGGGTGCTGGCGAGCCCGGCCTATCTGCAGCGGCATGGCGTTCCAGAGGGCGTCGAGGCGCTGGCCGGGCACAGTCTGATCGGCTTTACCGAGCCGGATCGCCTCAACGACTGGCCGCTGCGCCACGCGCTGGGCGAGAGCTGGCGGATCACCCCGGCATTGCGGGCCTCCAGCGGCGACACGGTGCGCGAGCTGGCGCTGGCCGGCGAGGGGCTGGCGTGCCTGTCCGATTTCATGACCGACAAGGATCGCCAGCGTGGCGAGCTGGTGGAGGTGCTGGCGGCGCAGCGGGTCGACGTGCGCCAGCCGATCAACGCGGTGTACTACCGCAACAGCGCGCTGGCCTCGCGCATCACCTGTTTTCTCGATTACCTCAGCGAGCGCCTGGGCGCCCATCAAGGGCACGGCTGA
- the pgm gene encoding phosphoglucomutase (alpha-D-glucose-1,6-bisphosphate-dependent) yields MSIAPNAGRLPDPHSLTHLPRLVARYYSDRPDPSDPAQQVAFGTSGHRGSSLKGSFNEWHILATSQAICDYRRQEGIDGPLFMGMDTHALSEPAFISALEVLAANGIETRIDAGCPETNGEPGYTPTPAISNAILSYNRGRTSGLADGIVITPSHNPPGDGGFKYNPTNGGPADTGVTKWIQERANALLVAGLDGVKRMDYRQALKASTTQRFDFIDAYVGGLERVINLAAIRDSGLTFAVDPLGGAGVHYWPRIAERFGLPLEVLSTVVDPTFRFMRLDWDGKIRMDCSSPHAMAGLIENKDRFDVAFACDTDHDRHGIVTRSGGLMNPNHYLAVAIEYLFTHRPGWSAEAGIGKTLVSSSMIDRVAAGIGRRLVEVPVGFKWFVDGLMDGSLGFGGEESAGASFLDLNGNAWSTDKDGLILGLLAAEITAVTGKDPSERYQALTERFGAPVYQRIDAAANREQKARLGKLSASQVTAKELAGQPITRILTEAPGNGAAIGGLKVETENGWFAARPSGTEDVYKIYAESFEGEAHLKRIQTEAKALVDSVLAG; encoded by the coding sequence ATGAGTATCGCCCCGAACGCAGGACGCCTGCCCGACCCGCACAGCCTGACCCACCTGCCGCGCCTGGTGGCGCGCTACTACAGCGACCGCCCGGACCCGTCCGATCCGGCGCAGCAGGTGGCGTTCGGCACCTCCGGGCATCGCGGCTCCTCGCTCAAGGGCAGCTTCAACGAATGGCACATCCTCGCCACCTCCCAGGCGATCTGCGATTACCGCCGCCAGGAAGGCATCGACGGCCCGCTGTTCATGGGCATGGACACCCATGCGCTGTCCGAACCGGCATTTATCTCGGCACTGGAAGTGCTGGCGGCCAACGGCATCGAGACGCGCATCGACGCCGGTTGCCCGGAAACCAACGGCGAGCCGGGTTACACCCCGACCCCGGCGATCTCCAACGCGATCCTCAGCTACAACCGCGGCCGCACGAGCGGGCTGGCCGACGGCATCGTCATCACGCCGTCGCACAACCCGCCGGGCGATGGCGGCTTCAAGTACAACCCCACCAATGGCGGCCCGGCCGACACCGGCGTGACCAAGTGGATTCAGGAGCGCGCCAATGCGCTGCTGGTCGCCGGGCTCGATGGCGTCAAGCGCATGGATTACCGCCAGGCGCTCAAGGCCTCGACCACTCAGCGCTTCGATTTCATCGACGCCTATGTCGGCGGACTGGAGCGGGTGATCAACCTCGCGGCGATCCGCGATTCGGGCCTGACGTTCGCCGTCGACCCGCTGGGCGGCGCCGGTGTGCACTACTGGCCGCGCATCGCCGAGCGCTTCGGCCTGCCGCTGGAGGTGCTGTCCACGGTGGTCGACCCGACCTTCCGCTTCATGCGCCTGGACTGGGACGGCAAAATCCGCATGGACTGCAGCTCGCCGCATGCCATGGCCGGGCTGATCGAGAACAAGGACCGCTTCGACGTGGCCTTCGCCTGCGACACCGACCACGACCGCCACGGCATCGTCACCCGCTCCGGCGGGCTGATGAACCCCAACCATTACCTGGCGGTGGCCATCGAATACCTGTTCACCCATCGCCCGGGCTGGAGCGCCGAGGCCGGCATCGGCAAGACGCTGGTGTCCTCGTCGATGATCGACCGCGTCGCCGCCGGCATCGGTCGGCGGCTGGTGGAAGTGCCGGTGGGCTTCAAGTGGTTCGTCGACGGCCTGATGGATGGCAGCCTGGGCTTCGGCGGCGAGGAATCGGCCGGTGCGTCGTTCCTCGACCTCAACGGCAACGCCTGGTCCACCGACAAGGACGGGCTGATCCTCGGCCTGCTGGCGGCGGAAATCACCGCCGTCACCGGCAAGGACCCGAGCGAGCGCTACCAGGCACTCACCGAGCGCTTCGGCGCGCCGGTGTACCAGCGCATCGACGCCGCGGCCAATCGCGAGCAGAAAGCGCGCCTGGGCAAGCTGTCGGCGTCGCAGGTCACGGCGAAGGAACTGGCCGGCCAGCCGATCACCCGCATCCTCACCGAGGCGCCGGGCAACGGCGCGGCCATCGGCGGGCTGAAGGTGGAAACGGAAAACGGCTGGTTCGCCGCGCGGCCGTCCGGCACCGAGGACGTGTACAAGATCTACGCCGAGAGCTTCGAGGGCGAGGCGCACCTCAAGCGCATCCAGACCGAAGCCAAGGCGCTGGTGGACTCGGTGCTGGCCGGCTAA
- a CDS encoding 2Fe-2S iron-sulfur cluster-binding protein yields the protein MKHQITIEDTAEHYPCDEHESVLHGMARLGRRGIPLGCRGGGCGVCKVQVTQGSYEAKVMSQAHVSAEEQAQGMALACRIMPHSDLCLQVVGKMKKSVYGRAAPSAEEGDSEAAPARH from the coding sequence ATGAAGCATCAGATCACCATCGAAGACACCGCCGAGCACTATCCCTGCGACGAGCACGAATCGGTGCTGCACGGCATGGCCCGCCTAGGCCGGCGCGGCATTCCGCTGGGCTGCCGCGGCGGCGGCTGCGGCGTGTGCAAGGTGCAGGTCACCCAGGGCAGCTATGAGGCGAAGGTCATGAGCCAGGCCCACGTCAGCGCCGAGGAACAGGCGCAGGGCATGGCGCTGGCCTGCCGCATCATGCCGCACAGCGACCTCTGCCTGCAGGTGGTCGGCAAGATGAAGAAGAGCGTCTACGGCCGCGCGGCCCCGTCTGCCGAGGAGGGCGACAGCGAGGCCGCGCCGGCGCGTCACTGA
- a CDS encoding GlcG/HbpS family heme-binding protein, with protein MTHRDFLRSQGPRLDWRGAAVAAQAALDCAERLGIRVHVALVDRSGNTLAYLRMAEAFLHSESIAVDKAYTAASFGFPTGRWLEVIGDNPRLYTGLTTRPRLVVLGGGLPILVEGRCIGGVGVSGGSEEQDEACARAALAALGLNSAE; from the coding sequence ATGACCCATCGCGATTTCCTCCGATCCCAGGGGCCGCGCCTCGACTGGCGCGGCGCCGCGGTCGCCGCGCAGGCAGCGCTGGACTGCGCCGAGCGCCTGGGCATCCGCGTGCATGTCGCGCTGGTCGACCGCAGCGGCAACACGCTGGCCTACCTGCGCATGGCCGAGGCGTTCCTGCACTCGGAAAGCATCGCCGTCGACAAGGCCTACACCGCCGCCAGCTTCGGCTTCCCCACCGGCCGGTGGCTGGAGGTGATCGGCGACAACCCGCGCCTGTACACCGGACTGACCACCCGACCGCGGCTGGTGGTACTCGGCGGCGGTTTGCCGATTCTGGTCGAGGGGCGCTGCATCGGTGGCGTCGGCGTCTCCGGCGGCAGTGAGGAGCAGGACGAAGCCTGCGCCCGTGCCGCGCTCGCAGCGCTTGGGCTCAATTCGGCAGAGTGA
- a CDS encoding 4-oxalocrotonate tautomerase, with protein MPIVNFHLAQGSASPEQQIELLGEASRLYSQVLASPIDRVRAMISLYPRECFAVAGEVGRQAPYFEFRVLDGRPLEERRRLMAGFTELLVRILDVQPQLVRGLCIRVQPEDWSIGGIPADLLRAAEIAARDQAGEAAS; from the coding sequence ATGCCCATCGTGAACTTTCACCTGGCGCAAGGCAGCGCCAGCCCCGAACAGCAGATCGAGTTGCTTGGCGAAGCCTCGCGGCTGTACAGCCAGGTGCTTGCCTCGCCGATCGACCGCGTGCGGGCGATGATCAGCCTGTACCCGCGCGAGTGTTTCGCCGTCGCCGGCGAAGTCGGGCGGCAGGCGCCGTACTTTGAATTCCGTGTGCTCGACGGCCGTCCGCTGGAGGAGCGGCGGCGGCTGATGGCTGGCTTCACCGAACTGCTGGTGCGCATTCTCGATGTGCAGCCGCAGCTGGTGCGCGGGCTGTGCATTCGTGTGCAACCCGAGGACTGGTCGATCGGCGGCATACCGGCCGACCTGCTGCGCGCGGCGGAGATCGCGGCGCGCGATCAGGCAGGGGAGGCCGCATCATGA
- a CDS encoding SDR family oxidoreductase: MANELAVVVGASGAFGCRIVARLIDSGLDVLAVARSAAPLQALRAECPRVIPCVADLAADASVAAIGAALDRPVRMVVHGPGVAVAGGVLDAPVAALVDAVNIKVGGLLRLVRAVDPHLRAGSRLVAIGGHYGFEPTAYAASAGIANAALVNAVRQLSLAYGARGITAHLVAPGPADTERLHRVAADRARQRGIDSAAVLAEMCAESSLGAFTTPEQVAWAVALLLAPEADAMTGSTLMLDSGRRRGLP; the protein is encoded by the coding sequence GTGGCCAACGAACTGGCGGTGGTGGTCGGCGCCTCGGGCGCTTTCGGTTGCCGGATCGTCGCGCGGCTGATCGACAGCGGTCTCGACGTGCTCGCGGTGGCGCGCAGCGCAGCGCCGTTGCAGGCGTTGCGCGCGGAGTGTCCGCGGGTGATTCCCTGCGTCGCCGATCTCGCGGCCGATGCATCGGTCGCGGCCATTGGCGCGGCGCTCGACCGGCCGGTGCGCATGGTGGTGCACGGGCCGGGCGTGGCGGTCGCCGGTGGCGTGCTGGATGCGCCGGTCGCCGCGCTAGTGGATGCGGTGAATATCAAAGTCGGTGGTTTGCTGCGGCTGGTGCGTGCGGTCGATCCGCACCTGCGCGCCGGCTCACGGCTGGTCGCCATCGGCGGGCACTACGGCTTCGAGCCGACCGCCTATGCCGCCTCGGCCGGCATCGCCAACGCGGCACTGGTCAACGCGGTGCGCCAGCTGAGCCTGGCCTACGGCGCGCGCGGCATCACTGCGCACCTGGTTGCGCCCGGACCGGCCGACACCGAGCGGCTGCACCGGGTCGCCGCCGACCGCGCGCGGCAACGCGGTATCGACAGCGCGGCGGTGCTGGCCGAGATGTGCGCCGAATCCTCGCTCGGCGCCTTCACCACGCCGGAGCAGGTCGCCTGGGCGGTGGCGCTGCTGCTGGCGCCGGAAGCCGACGCGATGACCGGCTCGACGCTGATGCTCGACTCGGGGCGCCGCCGCGGATTGCCCTGA
- the dmpG gene encoding 4-hydroxy-2-oxovalerate aldolase, with product MMSQSNSLKGRKVILHDMCLRDGMHAKREQISVAQMVKVATALDDAGVPYIQVTHGAGLGGNSLQHGFAPHSNEEYISAVAAQMKQAKVSVLLIPGLGTMKELQSAYDCGARSVHVATHCTEADTSPQHIAYARKLGMDTSGFLMMAHLNDAEGIAQQGKLMESYGAQTVYVTDSAGYMLPEDVKARVGALRAVLKPETEIGFHGHHNLGMGIANSIAAIEAGATRIDGSVAGLGAGAGNTPLEVFAAVCERMGMETGADLFKLMDVAEEIIVPMMEHVVRVDRESLTLGYAGVYSTFLLHAKRAAERFGVPARDILVELGRKKMIGGQEDMIPDTAMTMAKARGIAFRA from the coding sequence GTGATGAGTCAGTCCAACAGTCTGAAAGGCCGCAAGGTCATCCTGCATGACATGTGCCTGCGCGACGGCATGCACGCCAAGCGCGAACAGATCAGCGTTGCGCAGATGGTCAAGGTCGCCACCGCGCTGGACGATGCCGGCGTGCCCTATATCCAGGTCACCCACGGCGCCGGCCTGGGCGGCAACTCGCTGCAGCACGGCTTCGCGCCGCACAGCAACGAGGAATACATCAGCGCGGTCGCGGCGCAGATGAAGCAGGCCAAGGTCTCGGTGCTGCTGATCCCCGGTCTCGGCACCATGAAGGAGCTGCAGTCGGCCTACGACTGCGGTGCGCGCAGTGTGCACGTGGCCACCCATTGCACCGAGGCCGACACCTCGCCGCAGCACATCGCCTATGCGCGCAAGCTGGGCATGGACACCTCGGGCTTTCTGATGATGGCGCACCTCAACGACGCCGAAGGCATCGCCCAGCAGGGCAAGCTGATGGAGTCCTACGGCGCGCAGACCGTCTACGTCACCGATTCGGCCGGCTACATGCTGCCCGAGGACGTCAAGGCGCGGGTCGGTGCGCTGCGTGCGGTGCTCAAGCCGGAAACCGAGATCGGCTTCCACGGCCACCACAACCTGGGCATGGGCATCGCCAACTCCATCGCCGCCATCGAGGCCGGTGCCACGCGCATCGACGGCTCGGTGGCCGGCCTCGGTGCCGGTGCCGGCAACACGCCGCTGGAAGTCTTCGCCGCCGTGTGCGAGCGCATGGGCATGGAAACCGGTGCCGACCTGTTCAAGCTGATGGACGTCGCCGAAGAGATCATCGTGCCGATGATGGAGCACGTGGTGCGGGTCGACCGCGAGTCGCTGACCCTCGGCTATGCCGGCGTCTACTCGACCTTCCTGCTGCACGCCAAGCGGGCCGCCGAGCGCTTCGGCGTGCCGGCGCGGGACATCCTCGTCGAGCTGGGCCGCAAGAAGATGATCGGCGGCCAGGAAGACATGATCCCGGACACCGCGATGACCATGGCCAAGGCGCGCGGCATCGCCTTCCGGGCCTGA
- a CDS encoding acetaldehyde dehydrogenase (acetylating) — protein MKKIKCALIGSGNIGTDLIYKIMRSPVLEPVWMVGIDAESEGLKRAREMGLKTTHEGVDGLLPHVLEDGIQIAFDATSAYVHAENSRKLNALGVLMVDLTPAAIGPLCVPPVNLKAHAEKLEMNVNMISCAGQATIPVVYAVSRIQSVDYAEIIGSLASKSIGPGTRANLDEFTTTTSGAICKVGGSRRGKALCIINPAEPPMMMRNTVYCLTDEEPDRDRITASILEMIGEVQKYVPGYRLVNGPIFDGNKVSVFLEVAGLGDYLPTYAGNLDIMTAAATRTAEMFAEEILAGKIQLPAVEVA, from the coding sequence ATGAAGAAGATCAAATGCGCACTCATCGGCTCGGGCAACATCGGCACCGACCTGATCTACAAGATCATGCGCAGCCCGGTGCTCGAACCGGTGTGGATGGTGGGGATCGACGCCGAATCCGAAGGCCTCAAGCGTGCCCGCGAAATGGGCCTGAAAACCACCCATGAGGGCGTCGACGGCCTGCTGCCGCACGTGCTCGAAGACGGCATCCAGATCGCCTTCGACGCCACCAGCGCCTACGTGCACGCCGAGAACAGCCGCAAACTCAACGCGCTCGGCGTGCTGATGGTCGACCTCACCCCGGCGGCCATCGGCCCGCTGTGCGTGCCGCCGGTGAACCTCAAGGCGCACGCCGAGAAACTGGAGATGAACGTCAACATGATCTCCTGCGCCGGCCAGGCGACCATCCCGGTGGTCTATGCGGTGTCGCGCATCCAGAGCGTGGATTACGCGGAAATCATCGGCAGCCTGGCGTCGAAATCCATCGGCCCGGGCACCCGCGCCAACCTCGACGAATTCACCACCACCACCTCCGGCGCAATCTGCAAGGTCGGCGGTTCGCGGCGTGGCAAGGCGCTGTGCATCATCAACCCGGCCGAACCGCCGATGATGATGCGCAACACCGTCTACTGCCTGACCGACGAGGAGCCGGACCGCGACCGCATCACCGCCTCGATCCTCGAGATGATCGGCGAGGTGCAGAAGTACGTGCCGGGCTATCGCCTGGTCAACGGGCCGATCTTCGACGGCAACAAGGTTTCGGTATTCCTCGAAGTGGCCGGGTTGGGCGACTACCTGCCGACCTACGCCGGCAACCTCGACATCATGACCGCCGCCGCCACCCGTACCGCCGAGATGTTCGCCGAGGAAATCCTGGCCGGAAAAATCCAGCTGCCTGCCGTGGAGGTTGCGTGA
- a CDS encoding tautomerase family protein, translating into MPIIEMHMVEGRTHEQKSRVAAAVTAAVAESLDCAPETVRILITEHSSGEFYVGGMTLAQRAAKREQAQ; encoded by the coding sequence ATGCCAATCATCGAAATGCACATGGTCGAAGGGCGCACCCACGAGCAGAAGAGCCGCGTCGCCGCCGCCGTCACCGCGGCGGTTGCCGAGAGTCTCGACTGCGCGCCGGAAACGGTACGGATCCTCATCACCGAACACAGCAGCGGGGAGTTCTATGTCGGCGGTATGACGCTCGCTCAACGCGCCGCGAAACGGGAGCAGGCACAATGA
- the dmpH gene encoding 2-oxo-3-hexenedioate decarboxylase translates to MSMNLTLSREDVVRLCERVEGAQTRAYAIPKLTNEYPDMTIADGYAVQNELRKRFIAQGHKLIGWKAGLTSKAKMQQMGVDVPSIGFLTDRMARPENSAISTADLVHPRVECEVAFVMKQELRGPGCTASDVLAATDYVLPAVEIIDSRFSGFKFDLASVVADNASSARFVGGGRPRYVEELDLRTLGVVIEINGEIVATGASAAVMGHPAEAIAMVVNILAELDESLPAGSFVMSGGITEAVAVKPGDNVVARFQDLGSVSMRFVD, encoded by the coding sequence ATGAGCATGAATCTGACACTTTCGCGGGAAGACGTGGTGCGCCTGTGCGAGCGCGTCGAAGGCGCGCAGACCCGCGCCTACGCGATCCCCAAGCTGACCAACGAATACCCGGACATGACCATCGCCGATGGTTACGCCGTGCAGAACGAACTGCGCAAGCGCTTCATCGCCCAGGGCCACAAGCTGATCGGCTGGAAGGCCGGCCTGACCTCCAAGGCCAAGATGCAGCAGATGGGTGTCGATGTGCCGTCGATCGGCTTTCTCACCGACCGCATGGCGCGCCCGGAGAACTCGGCCATCTCCACCGCTGACCTGGTGCATCCGCGCGTCGAGTGCGAAGTCGCCTTCGTCATGAAGCAGGAACTGCGCGGCCCCGGCTGCACCGCCAGTGATGTGCTGGCGGCCACCGACTACGTGCTGCCGGCGGTGGAGATCATCGATTCGCGCTTCTCCGGCTTCAAGTTCGACCTCGCCAGCGTGGTCGCCGACAACGCCTCGTCGGCGCGCTTCGTCGGCGGCGGCCGCCCGCGTTACGTCGAGGAGCTGGACCTGCGCACCCTCGGCGTGGTGATCGAGATCAACGGCGAAATCGTCGCCACCGGCGCCTCGGCGGCGGTCATGGGGCATCCGGCCGAGGCCATCGCGATGGTCGTCAACATCCTCGCCGAACTGGACGAGAGCCTGCCGGCCGGCAGCTTCGTGATGAGCGGCGGAATCACCGAAGCCGTGGCGGTGAAGCCCGGCGATAACGTGGTCGCGCGCTTCCAGGACCTGGGCAGCGTCTCGATGCGCTTCGTCGACTAA
- the dmpE gene encoding 2-oxopent-4-enoate hydratase, whose amino-acid sequence MDNNKIEQYGDELYQAFVARRPVPPLLAREPDISIEDAYRIQQRFVARRLAAGERVVGKKIGATSKPVQEFLGVYQPDFGILTSGMVFQEGDTIDLGQMIQPKAEAELAFVLKHDLQGPGITAMDVIRATDYVLPCFEIVDSRIENWQIKIQDTVADNASCGVYVLGKTKGDPRKLDITLAGMVLEKNGELFSTGVGAAVQGSPANAVAWLANTLGELGIPFKAGEVILSGSQSALVPVVDGDELVCTVGGLGSCRVKFSGRSAA is encoded by the coding sequence ATGGATAACAACAAGATCGAACAATACGGCGACGAGCTTTACCAAGCCTTCGTCGCGCGCCGCCCGGTGCCACCGCTGCTGGCGCGCGAGCCGGACATCAGCATCGAAGATGCCTACCGCATCCAGCAGCGCTTCGTCGCGCGGCGCCTCGCCGCCGGCGAGCGCGTGGTCGGCAAGAAGATCGGCGCCACCAGCAAGCCGGTGCAGGAATTCCTCGGCGTCTACCAGCCGGACTTCGGCATCCTCACCAGCGGCATGGTGTTTCAGGAAGGCGACACCATCGACCTCGGCCAGATGATCCAGCCCAAGGCCGAGGCCGAGCTGGCCTTCGTCCTCAAGCACGACCTGCAGGGCCCCGGCATCACCGCGATGGACGTGATCCGCGCCACCGACTACGTGCTGCCGTGCTTCGAGATCGTCGATTCACGCATCGAGAACTGGCAGATCAAGATCCAGGACACCGTGGCGGACAACGCCTCCTGCGGCGTGTACGTGCTGGGCAAGACCAAGGGCGACCCGCGCAAGCTGGACATCACCCTGGCCGGCATGGTGCTGGAAAAGAACGGCGAGCTGTTCTCCACCGGCGTCGGCGCCGCCGTGCAGGGTTCGCCGGCCAACGCCGTGGCCTGGCTGGCCAACACCCTCGGCGAGCTGGGCATTCCGTTCAAGGCCGGCGAGGTGATCCTCTCCGGTTCGCAGTCGGCGCTGGTGCCGGTGGTCGATGGCGACGAGCTGGTATGCACGGTGGGTGGCCTGGGCAGTTGCCGGGTGAAGTTTTCCGGGAGGAGCGCGGCATGA
- a CDS encoding 2-hydroxymuconic semialdehyde dehydrogenase, producing the protein MRQIENFIAGEYRAAASGRRFDKRSPLDNRVIASVSEAGRDEVDAAVQAARAALQGEWGAMSTERRVELLYAVANEITRRFDDFVAAEMADTGQPEHVMKHVFIPRGAANFKVFADTIKNVASESFRMDTPDGRGALNYSIRKPKGVIGVVCPWNAPFMLMTWKVGPALACGNTVVVKPSEESPQTAALLGEVMNAVGIPKGVYNVVHGFGPDSAGEFVTRHPGVDAITFTGETRTGTAIMKAAAEGMRDVSFELGGKNAGIVFADADFDAAVEGFSRSVFLNTGQVCLGTERVYVERPIFERFVQALKAKAEAVRYGRPEVHGSNFGPLISLEHQHKVLSYYRKAIEEGATLVTGGGVPDMPGELAEGAWVQPTIWTGLPETAAVVREEIFGPCCHIAPFDSEDEVVAKANATEYGLSTTIWTSNLARAHRVAERVDVGITWINSWFLRDLRTPFGGSKQSGIGREGGVHSLEFYTETRNICVKL; encoded by the coding sequence ATGCGCCAGATTGAAAACTTCATTGCCGGTGAATACCGTGCGGCGGCCAGTGGCCGACGCTTCGACAAGCGCTCGCCGCTGGACAACCGCGTCATCGCCTCGGTCAGCGAGGCTGGCCGCGACGAGGTCGACGCCGCTGTGCAGGCTGCGCGTGCCGCGCTGCAGGGCGAATGGGGCGCGATGAGCACCGAGCGCCGCGTCGAGCTGCTGTACGCGGTGGCCAACGAGATCACCCGCCGTTTCGATGACTTCGTCGCGGCGGAAATGGCCGACACCGGCCAGCCCGAGCACGTCATGAAGCACGTGTTCATCCCGCGCGGCGCGGCCAACTTCAAGGTCTTCGCCGACACCATCAAGAACGTCGCCAGCGAATCCTTCCGCATGGACACGCCGGACGGCCGCGGCGCGCTGAACTACTCGATCCGCAAGCCCAAGGGCGTGATCGGTGTGGTCTGCCCGTGGAACGCGCCGTTCATGCTGATGACCTGGAAGGTCGGCCCGGCGCTGGCCTGCGGCAACACCGTGGTGGTCAAGCCCTCCGAGGAGTCGCCGCAGACCGCCGCGCTGCTCGGCGAGGTGATGAACGCCGTGGGAATTCCCAAGGGCGTGTACAACGTGGTGCACGGATTCGGCCCGGATTCGGCCGGCGAGTTCGTCACCCGCCATCCGGGCGTGGATGCCATCACCTTCACCGGCGAGACGCGCACCGGCACGGCGATCATGAAAGCCGCCGCCGAGGGCATGCGCGACGTGTCTTTCGAGCTGGGCGGCAAGAACGCCGGCATCGTCTTCGCCGACGCCGATTTCGATGCCGCGGTGGAAGGCTTCTCGCGTTCGGTGTTCCTCAACACCGGGCAGGTCTGCCTGGGCACCGAGCGCGTCTACGTCGAGCGGCCGATCTTCGAGCGCTTCGTGCAGGCACTCAAGGCCAAGGCCGAGGCGGTCAGGTACGGCCGTCCCGAGGTGCACGGCAGCAACTTCGGCCCGCTGATCAGCCTGGAGCACCAGCACAAGGTGCTGTCCTACTACCGCAAGGCCATCGAGGAGGGCGCGACCCTGGTCACCGGCGGCGGCGTGCCGGACATGCCCGGCGAGCTGGCCGAGGGTGCCTGGGTGCAGCCGACCATCTGGACCGGGCTGCCGGAAACCGCCGCCGTGGTGCGCGAGGAAATCTTCGGGCCGTGCTGCCACATCGCGCCGTTCGACAGCGAGGACGAGGTGGTGGCCAAGGCCAATGCCACCGAGTACGGCCTGTCGACCACCATCTGGACCAGCAACCTGGCGCGCGCGCATCGCGTCGCCGAGCGCGTCGATGTCGGCATCACCTGGATCAACAGCTGGTTCCTGCGCGACCTGCGCACGCCCTTCGGTGGCTCCAAGCAGTCCGGCATCGGCCGCGAGGGTGGCGTGCATTCGCTCGAGTTCTACACCGAGACCCGCAACATCTGCGTGAAGCTCTGA
- a CDS encoding GFA family protein, protein MNEIRLAGGCACGAVRYDCAAAPVIVAHCHCRDCQRASGAAMSTVFAVPRAALHSRGQTRSYATRGDSGNPVLRHFCGECGSPLYSEVTVLPDLQFVRAASLDNPVSVSPTMHIYCDSAQPWGRPLDDLPHFAKMPG, encoded by the coding sequence ATGAACGAGATCAGACTCGCCGGAGGTTGCGCTTGCGGCGCGGTGCGCTACGACTGTGCGGCCGCGCCGGTCATCGTCGCCCACTGCCATTGCCGCGATTGCCAGCGCGCCAGCGGCGCCGCCATGTCCACGGTGTTCGCCGTGCCGCGCGCGGCGCTGCACAGCCGCGGGCAGACGCGCAGCTACGCCACCCGCGGCGACAGCGGCAACCCGGTGCTGCGGCACTTCTGCGGCGAGTGCGGCTCGCCGCTGTATTCCGAGGTGACGGTGCTGCCGGACCTGCAGTTCGTCCGTGCCGCCAGCCTGGATAACCCGGTGTCGGTCAGCCCGACCATGCACATCTACTGCGACAGCGCGCAGCCGTGGGGCCGCCCGCTGGACGACCTGCCGCACTTCGCCAAGATGCCCGGCTGA